In one window of Arthrobacter pascens DNA:
- the glpK gene encoding glycerol kinase GlpK, whose protein sequence is MNQYVVAIDQGTTSTRALVFDHSGNIVSSGQMEHEQIFPQAGWVEHDPAEIWNNTREVIGSALSKANLTRHDIAAVGITNQRETAVVWDRTTGVAVYNAIVWQDTRTQGIVDELARDGGPERFKQKVGLPLATYFSGTKIKWILDNVEGARAKAEAGDLVFGNTDAWVLWNLTGGVDGGVHVTDVTNASRTMFMDLQTLQWDQEILDAFGVPASMMPAIKSSSEVYGTVHTSQLLREVPVAGILGDQQAATFGQAAFQTGEAKNTYGTGCFLIFNTGEEIVHSKNGLLTTVGYKLGDAAPHYALEGSIAVTGSLIQWLRDNLGLISSAPEVETLAASVEDNGGVYIVPAFSGLFAPYWRSDARGAIVGLTRYVNKNHIARAALEATAFQTREVLDAVNADSGVPLTELKVDGGMVANDALMQFQADILGVPVIRPKVVETTSLGAAYAAGLAVGFWKDLGELSANWSEDKRWEPKMDQAEQDRQMRLWKKAVTKSMDWLDEDVR, encoded by the coding sequence ATGAACCAGTACGTAGTCGCCATCGACCAGGGCACCACCAGCACCCGGGCCCTGGTCTTTGACCACAGCGGCAACATCGTGTCCTCGGGCCAGATGGAACACGAGCAGATCTTTCCGCAGGCAGGCTGGGTGGAACATGACCCCGCCGAGATCTGGAACAACACCCGCGAAGTCATCGGCTCTGCACTTTCCAAGGCGAATCTGACCCGGCATGACATCGCCGCCGTCGGCATCACCAACCAGCGCGAAACTGCCGTCGTTTGGGACAGGACCACGGGTGTTGCCGTTTACAACGCCATCGTCTGGCAGGACACCCGAACCCAGGGCATCGTGGACGAACTGGCCAGGGACGGCGGTCCCGAAAGGTTCAAGCAGAAGGTCGGCCTCCCGCTGGCGACGTACTTCTCGGGCACCAAAATCAAGTGGATCCTCGACAACGTCGAGGGCGCGCGGGCCAAGGCAGAAGCGGGTGACCTGGTCTTTGGAAACACTGATGCGTGGGTGCTGTGGAACCTCACCGGGGGAGTGGACGGCGGCGTTCACGTCACCGACGTCACCAACGCCTCCCGGACCATGTTCATGGATCTCCAGACGCTGCAATGGGATCAGGAGATCCTGGACGCGTTCGGAGTTCCGGCCAGCATGATGCCCGCCATCAAATCCTCCTCGGAGGTGTACGGGACAGTGCACACCTCGCAGCTGCTCCGTGAAGTCCCTGTTGCCGGCATCCTGGGCGACCAGCAGGCTGCCACGTTCGGCCAGGCCGCCTTCCAGACCGGCGAAGCGAAGAACACTTACGGCACAGGCTGCTTCCTGATCTTCAACACGGGTGAGGAGATCGTGCACTCCAAGAACGGCCTGCTGACAACAGTTGGCTACAAGCTTGGGGATGCCGCACCGCACTACGCCCTTGAAGGCTCCATCGCCGTCACCGGTTCGCTCATTCAATGGCTCCGGGACAACCTGGGCCTGATCAGCAGCGCCCCTGAGGTAGAGACCCTCGCGGCCTCTGTTGAGGACAACGGCGGGGTGTACATCGTTCCGGCGTTCTCGGGCCTGTTCGCACCATACTGGCGTTCAGACGCCCGGGGCGCCATCGTTGGCCTGACGAGGTATGTCAACAAAAACCACATTGCCCGTGCTGCCCTCGAGGCAACGGCCTTCCAGACCCGCGAAGTGCTGGATGCGGTCAACGCGGACTCGGGCGTCCCGCTCACGGAACTGAAGGTCGACGGCGGCATGGTCGCCAACGATGCCCTGATGCAGTTCCAGGCGGACATCCTCGGAGTCCCGGTTATTCGGCCCAAGGTCGTGGAAACGACGTCCCTGGGTGCCGCGTATGCTGCGGGGCTCGCCGTCGGCTTCTGGAAGGACCTCGGCGAGCTCTCGGCGAACTGGTCCGAGGACAAGCGCTGGGAGCCCAAGATGGACCAGGCCGAACAGGACCGGCAGATGCGCCTTTGGAAGAAGGCTGTGACCAAATCCATGGACTGGCTGGACGAGGACGTGCGCTAG